AAACAAGGCTGGATTCTGGGATGCATTTATAATGGGGACAGTAGCAACATTGGGATTAATTCTTCCGTCAGTTATTATAATGACAATTTTTAGTAAATTTTATTTAAAATTTCAAGACAATAAATATATGGACAATGCTTTTGCAGGATTAAAAATCGTTGTTGTCGGATTAATTCTGGCGGCAGCTATAATGCTGATTGATAAAAAGAACTTTATAGACTGGAAAAGTGCAGCAATATTCATTATTTCTGTGGCACTTGTGTTAAAATGGAAAATGAATCCAATATTGCTTACAGTAATTGCGGCAATTGCAGGAATAATAATTTACTAAACATATTTATTTTTTACAGACTTAAAAACGAGAAGATTGAGAAATATAATTTTATAACAAATAAAAAATCTATGAAAATGTTTTATAATTATGAAGGCATAATATAAATGCTGATTTACAGCAAGAGATAAGAATATGAAAGAAAAGAGGGAAAATTAT
This is a stretch of genomic DNA from Leptotrichia hofstadii. It encodes these proteins:
- a CDS encoding chromate transporter, whose translation is MNLGILLILFFVFFKIGMFSFGGGYAILPLIQADVVDLHKWVNVQQFTDIVAISQVTPGPISLNAATYVGYLIGNKAGFWDAFIMGTVATLGLILPSVIIMTIFSKFYLKFQDNKYMDNAFAGLKIVVVGLILAAAIMLIDKKNFIDWKSAAIFIISVALVLKWKMNPILLTVIAAIAGIIIY